Proteins encoded within one genomic window of Dictyoglomus sp.:
- a CDS encoding alpha-L-fucosidase, with protein MKIKIPEGPFEPTWESLKNYKIPDWYKDAKFGIFIHFGVYSVPAFGNEWYPRNMYIKETPEFEHHTKTYGEHKKFGYKDFIPLFKAEKFDPYEWVDIFKRAGAKYIVPVAEHHDGFAMYDCSYTKWCATKIGPKRDIIGELAKAVRENYLTFGISYHRAEHWWFFNEGMKFDSDVREREYFDLYGPAQPETMQPTEEFLEDWYLRLTEIIDKYQPQLIYFDWWIEQPSFEPYLKRIFAYYYNKAYQWEKSVVINYKLNAVPRECAVFDVERGKLSDIDPIYWQTDTSISRLSWGYIEKDIYKSSKELIWELVDIVSKNGNLLLNIGPQADGTIPEPVKKILLEIGEWLLKNGEAIYGAKPWKIYGEGPTRSAGGSFSEKEITYTGKDFRFTTKEDILYAILMNKPEKDEVFIKSLSTELTLYQKDVLKVELLEKKLEVPFERNEKGLIIKVPEHDKLNYPITFKITSK; from the coding sequence ATGAAAATTAAAATTCCTGAAGGTCCTTTTGAACCTACATGGGAATCTTTAAAAAATTACAAAATTCCCGATTGGTATAAAGATGCAAAATTTGGAATATTTATTCATTTTGGGGTCTATTCGGTACCTGCCTTTGGTAATGAATGGTATCCAAGAAATATGTATATAAAAGAAACACCTGAATTTGAACATCATACAAAAACCTATGGAGAGCATAAAAAATTTGGATATAAAGATTTTATACCTCTTTTTAAGGCAGAAAAATTTGATCCTTATGAATGGGTGGATATATTTAAAAGAGCAGGAGCAAAATATATAGTCCCAGTTGCAGAACATCATGATGGTTTTGCTATGTATGACTGCAGTTATACTAAATGGTGTGCAACCAAAATAGGTCCTAAAAGAGATATTATTGGAGAATTAGCTAAAGCAGTAAGAGAAAATTATTTAACATTTGGAATATCATATCATAGAGCTGAACACTGGTGGTTCTTTAATGAGGGAATGAAATTTGATTCCGATGTAAGAGAAAGGGAATATTTTGATCTATATGGACCTGCTCAACCTGAAACCATGCAACCTACCGAGGAGTTTTTAGAAGATTGGTATTTAAGACTTACTGAGATTATTGACAAATATCAACCTCAACTTATTTACTTTGACTGGTGGATAGAACAACCGTCTTTTGAGCCTTACTTAAAGAGGATTTTTGCATATTACTACAATAAGGCATACCAATGGGAGAAGAGTGTAGTAATAAACTACAAGTTGAATGCTGTACCTAGAGAATGTGCAGTTTTTGATGTAGAAAGAGGAAAGCTGTCAGATATTGATCCTATATATTGGCAAACTGATACTTCTATTTCAAGACTTTCCTGGGGATATATAGAAAAAGATATTTATAAATCATCCAAAGAGTTAATATGGGAACTTGTTGATATTGTAAGTAAAAATGGAAATTTACTTTTAAATATTGGTCCTCAAGCAGATGGAACAATACCAGAGCCTGTTAAGAAGATTCTGCTTGAGATAGGAGAATGGCTTCTTAAAAATGGTGAGGCTATATATGGAGCAAAACCTTGGAAAATATATGGAGAAGGTCCTACTAGGAGTGCTGGAGGTTCTTTTAGTGAAAAGGAAATAACATACACAGGAAAAGATTTTAGATTTACCACAAAGGAAGATATATTATACGCTATTTTAATGAATAAACCAGAAAAAGATGAAGTTTTTATTAAATCTCTGAGCACAGAGCTTACTCTCTATCAAAAGGATGTATTAAAGGTAGAGCTTTTGGAGAAGAAATTGGAAGTTCCCTTTGAGAGAAATGAAAAGGGGTTGATAATTAAAGTTCCTGAACATGATAAGTTAAATTATCCTATAACTTTTAAAATAACTAGCAAATAA
- a CDS encoding secondary thiamine-phosphate synthase enzyme YjbQ produces the protein MKSYRKELWFEIPTRRAFVNITDVLQRCVEESGIREGILLCNAMHITASVFVNDDEPGLHKDFEIWLEKLAPEKPYDQYYHNVGENNADAHLKRTIMGREVVIAITNGKLDLGPWEQVFYGEFDGGRRKRVLVKIIGE, from the coding sequence TTGAAATCTTATAGAAAAGAACTCTGGTTTGAAATCCCAACAAGGAGAGCTTTCGTCAATATTACAGATGTTTTGCAAAGATGTGTGGAAGAAAGTGGTATTAGAGAGGGAATTCTTCTTTGTAATGCCATGCATATAACTGCCAGTGTATTTGTAAACGATGATGAGCCTGGACTACATAAAGATTTTGAAATATGGCTTGAGAAGCTTGCTCCTGAAAAGCCTTACGATCAATATTACCATAATGTGGGAGAAAATAATGCTGATGCCCATCTTAAAAGAACCATAATGGGAAGAGAGGTAGTTATTGCCATAACTAATGGAAAACTTGATCTGGGTCCTTGGGAACAAGTTTTCTATGGAGAATTTGATGGAGGAAGGCGAAAAAGAGTACTAGTAAAGATTATTGGGGAATAG
- a CDS encoding DUF523 and DUF1722 domain-containing protein: MVNLVEKNSNIRPILVLSRCLNKEAVRYNGGIITDDFTKKLEKYIEVIRVCPEVDIGMPVPRPPVLLARIDEKIHMIEPESKKDYTEEIEKFSRKFLYSIKEVDGFILKAKSPSCGVKDAKLYQENFKNIIGKTDGLFTKIVRETYPYLPVEDEGRLHDFWIRQNFLTKVFAYADFRALKNKIEKVKDLIKFHQNYKYLLMLYSPSNLKKMGYLIANWDRKGLEETLREYEKLFRDTFSKNQSIKSHINVIQHIYGHFSDLLKSNEKKHFQNLIKKLREDKIYLKIILELIRNYVYRFEDEYLSKQRYLYPYPEELEEI, translated from the coding sequence ATGGTTAATTTAGTAGAGAAAAATTCAAATATTAGACCTATATTAGTATTAAGCAGGTGCCTTAATAAAGAAGCAGTAAGATATAATGGTGGAATTATAACAGACGATTTTACTAAGAAATTAGAAAAATACATAGAAGTAATTAGAGTTTGTCCAGAAGTAGATATAGGTATGCCTGTACCACGCCCCCCTGTTCTTCTTGCACGAATTGATGAGAAGATTCATATGATAGAACCAGAATCTAAAAAAGATTATACGGAAGAAATAGAAAAATTCTCAAGAAAATTTCTGTACTCTATAAAGGAAGTTGATGGATTCATTTTAAAAGCAAAATCTCCAAGTTGTGGAGTTAAAGATGCTAAACTTTATCAAGAGAATTTTAAAAATATAATAGGAAAAACTGATGGGTTATTTACAAAAATTGTAAGAGAAACTTACCCTTATCTTCCCGTAGAAGATGAGGGAAGACTTCATGATTTTTGGATAAGACAAAATTTCCTAACAAAAGTTTTTGCCTACGCGGATTTTAGAGCTTTAAAAAATAAAATAGAAAAAGTAAAAGATCTCATAAAATTTCACCAAAACTATAAGTATCTGTTAATGTTATATTCTCCATCGAATCTTAAAAAAATGGGATATTTAATAGCTAATTGGGATAGAAAGGGATTAGAAGAAACTTTAAGAGAGTATGAAAAACTCTTTAGAGATACCTTTTCGAAAAATCAATCAATAAAATCTCATATTAATGTAATACAACATATATATGGGCACTTTTCTGATCTTTTGAAATCTAACGAAAAAAAACACTTCCAAAATCTAATAAAAAAGCTAAGAGAAGATAAAATTTATCTCAAGATTATTCTAGAACTTATTAGAAACTACGTCTATAGGTTTGAAGATGAGTATCTATCCAAACAAAGGTATTTATATCCTTATCCAGAAGAATTAGAAGAGATTTAA
- the yicI gene encoding alpha-xylosidase: protein MKFTDGYWRIKEGIKIYHPCVVWDYEIKEKEIIIYAPSVFVKNRGETLFGPLFEIHFSSQFPNIIEVTSYHFKGLFEKGPYFELNKNENYKPEIMEEDNNIILKSGNLEVRITKKGTFSYTFYWKNKKLTSSGYKHMAYAIDENKKTYMVESLDLSVGEMVYGLGERFGPFIKNGQSIEMWNADAGTISDQAYKNIPFYVTNKDYGVFVNHPERVSFEIATENIERIQFSVEGEKINYFIIGGNNLKEVLENYTLLTGRPVLPPPWSFGLWLTTSFITNYDEETVTNFIQGMKERNIPLHVFHFDCFWMKEYHWVNFEWDERVFPNPEEMLKRLKERGLKICLWINPYIAQRSKLFEEGKEKGYLLKRLDGRVWQTDEWQPGMGIVDFTNPSARKWYSDYLRKLIKMGVDVFKTDFGERIPVDVVYHDGSDPEKMHNFYTYLYNKTVFETLKEELGEENAIVFARSATAGSQKFPVHWGGDCLSTYESMAETLRGGLSLGLCGFGFWSHDIAGFDSSATPDLYKRWVAFGLLSSHSRLHGNHDYKVPWLYDEEAVDVLRFFVNLKCQLMPYLYAKAIEAVNRGIPMMRAMILEFEEDPTCHFLDRQYMLGDNLLVAPIFSEEGVVEYYLPDVGIWTNLITGEKRFGGKWYKEKFDYFSLPLMVRPGSVIAIGNNKERPDYDYAENVTLYIFEPIEGRESFCEVYNLEKELELKVILRKEKEKIKINVEKDSGKAYSIILFNIHDVKIIKGGKGEKTEKGVKITPEKGVKEIIIENRGDNSNEN from the coding sequence ATGAAATTTACTGATGGTTATTGGAGAATAAAAGAAGGAATAAAAATTTATCATCCATGTGTAGTTTGGGATTACGAAATAAAAGAGAAAGAAATTATAATTTATGCTCCATCGGTTTTTGTAAAGAACAGAGGGGAAACTCTTTTTGGGCCCTTATTTGAAATTCACTTTTCTTCCCAATTTCCTAATATTATTGAAGTAACATCTTATCACTTTAAGGGACTCTTTGAAAAAGGTCCCTATTTCGAACTAAACAAGAACGAAAACTATAAACCAGAAATTATGGAAGAAGATAATAACATAATTTTAAAGTCTGGAAATTTAGAGGTGAGAATTACCAAAAAAGGAACTTTTTCATATACTTTCTACTGGAAAAATAAAAAATTAACCTCTTCAGGATACAAACATATGGCATATGCTATTGATGAGAACAAAAAAACTTATATGGTGGAGAGCTTAGATCTTTCTGTAGGAGAAATGGTTTATGGGCTTGGGGAAAGATTTGGACCTTTTATAAAAAATGGACAAAGTATAGAAATGTGGAATGCTGATGCGGGGACTATCTCTGATCAAGCATATAAGAATATTCCTTTTTATGTGACTAATAAAGATTATGGGGTATTTGTAAACCATCCTGAAAGAGTTTCTTTTGAAATAGCTACAGAGAATATAGAAAGAATACAATTTAGTGTAGAAGGAGAAAAGATAAATTATTTCATTATAGGAGGAAACAATCTAAAAGAAGTTTTAGAAAATTATACTCTTCTTACAGGAAGACCTGTACTTCCTCCACCATGGTCCTTTGGACTTTGGCTCACTACATCTTTTATTACCAATTATGATGAAGAAACAGTTACAAACTTTATCCAAGGCATGAAAGAAAGGAACATTCCTTTACATGTATTTCATTTTGATTGTTTTTGGATGAAGGAATATCATTGGGTAAACTTCGAGTGGGATGAAAGAGTATTTCCTAATCCCGAAGAGATGTTGAAAAGACTAAAAGAACGAGGACTTAAAATATGTTTATGGATAAATCCATATATTGCTCAAAGATCAAAGCTTTTTGAAGAGGGAAAAGAAAAAGGATACTTATTGAAGAGACTTGACGGAAGAGTTTGGCAGACTGATGAGTGGCAACCTGGGATGGGAATTGTAGACTTTACAAATCCCTCTGCCAGAAAATGGTACTCAGATTATCTAAGAAAACTTATAAAAATGGGAGTTGATGTTTTCAAGACAGATTTTGGGGAGAGAATTCCTGTAGATGTAGTCTATCATGATGGATCTGATCCTGAAAAAATGCATAATTTCTATACTTATCTTTATAATAAGACTGTTTTTGAAACTTTAAAAGAAGAATTGGGAGAAGAAAATGCTATTGTTTTTGCAAGATCTGCAACAGCTGGAAGTCAAAAGTTTCCAGTTCACTGGGGTGGAGATTGTCTGTCCACTTATGAGTCAATGGCAGAAACTCTAAGGGGAGGTCTTTCTTTGGGACTTTGTGGTTTTGGCTTCTGGAGTCATGATATAGCAGGATTTGATAGTTCTGCAACTCCTGATCTTTACAAAAGATGGGTGGCTTTTGGACTTCTTTCTTCTCATTCAAGACTCCATGGTAATCATGATTACAAAGTACCGTGGTTATATGATGAAGAAGCAGTTGATGTTCTCAGATTTTTTGTTAATCTCAAATGTCAGTTGATGCCTTATCTTTATGCCAAAGCTATAGAGGCAGTGAATAGGGGTATACCTATGATGAGAGCTATGATTCTTGAATTTGAAGAGGACCCAACCTGTCATTTTCTTGATAGACAGTATATGTTAGGAGATAATTTACTCGTTGCTCCTATTTTCTCCGAAGAAGGAGTAGTAGAGTATTATCTTCCTGATGTAGGAATATGGACAAATCTTATTACAGGAGAAAAGCGTTTTGGGGGAAAGTGGTATAAAGAAAAGTTTGACTATTTTTCTTTACCCCTTATGGTAAGACCAGGAAGTGTTATTGCTATAGGAAATAACAAAGAGAGACCAGATTACGATTATGCAGAAAATGTTACTCTTTATATTTTTGAGCCTATAGAAGGGAGAGAGTCTTTTTGTGAGGTATACAATCTGGAGAAGGAGCTGGAGTTGAAAGTAATTTTAAGAAAAGAAAAAGAGAAGATAAAAATTAATGTGGAAAAAGATTCAGGAAAAGCATATTCTATTATTTTATTTAACATTCACGATGTAAAGATTATAAAAGGAGGAAAAGGGGAAAAGACTGAGAAAGGTGTAAAGATTACTCCTGAGAAGGGAGTAAAAGAGATAATAATTGAAAATAGGGGGGATAATAGTAATGAAAATTAA
- a CDS encoding glycoside hydrolase family 3 C-terminal domain-containing protein, translating into MKNSIEERVRKLISQLTLEEKIKLLPTRQEGIPRLGISEFYIGGEAAHGIAWLGRATVFPQPIGLSSSFDRNLMRRVGEVVATEARAYYYMRGKIGGLMLWAPTVDMERDPRWGRTEEGYGEDPFLAGEMASAYIQGLQGDDPIYLKTAMTPKHFFANNNEKDRDKFSANIDPRNMYEYYLDVFRRVIEKGKAPCIMTAYNAVNGVPCIINPIVKEIVKEKFGLSGCVVTDAGDFSQTVTSHHTFKNHYETIAYALRAGIDAFTDDPQLVISSAWKALELGLITEEDINKAISNTLKVRFRLGEFDDEVNRKFYIFPTKICDEKHSKLAYESALKSIVLLKNNNKFLPLRKEKIKRIAVLGPLANKNYNDWYSGTYPYKVSILQGIVNKLYEKEIFYHDSYDLVAIKSVKNNKYLRVLESNISPVWAISDNITEKEIFKYIDWGWGNKSLQSLANNKFLTCDESTLRILSSSEEVFGWFVKELFNIDSLGDGTFVIRTWNGKYLYLDEKEGNVIKFKDNLEDLPEEKFIIEKLENGIEKSSSIAQNSDLVILCVGNNPLVNGREEIDRLDIVLPDHQEKLIKEIYKVNPNVVLLVISSYPYALTWAKEHIPAIIWSSHGGQEMGNAIADVLVGEYSPSGRLNMTWYKSINDLTSITDYDIIRGKRTYMYFDKEPLFPFGHGLTYTEFSYKNLKLDSYNYKINEEINISFEIENIGEMDSDEVPQVYIKALNSKLKRPKLQLKAFERIFITKGEKVEVKMSIPVSELFIWDVRGEKYLVEKGEYEILVGSSSEDIKLKGRVYVDGEELCRRNPLEKNKAFNFDDCWDISFNTKENFRETYVIFNNENSYILFQDLEFIEPSSKIIIELCSSQKSKIVLYFSKIDKEFSFEVIDTSNSWKEFSFLLGESLIGMQDMYIKGSKELKINWFKFE; encoded by the coding sequence ATGAAAAATTCCATTGAAGAAAGAGTAAGAAAGCTAATTTCTCAACTTACTCTCGAGGAAAAAATTAAACTTCTTCCCACAAGACAAGAAGGTATACCAAGACTTGGAATATCAGAGTTCTATATTGGTGGTGAAGCAGCCCATGGTATAGCATGGCTTGGAAGAGCAACTGTGTTTCCTCAACCCATTGGACTTTCTTCCTCTTTTGATAGAAATTTAATGAGAAGAGTTGGAGAGGTGGTAGCTACCGAGGCAAGAGCTTATTATTATATGAGAGGGAAAATTGGTGGGCTTATGCTTTGGGCTCCTACTGTAGATATGGAAAGAGATCCAAGATGGGGAAGAACAGAAGAGGGTTATGGGGAAGATCCTTTTTTAGCAGGAGAAATGGCATCAGCTTATATTCAAGGACTTCAAGGGGATGATCCTATCTATTTAAAAACAGCTATGACTCCTAAACATTTCTTTGCAAATAACAATGAAAAAGATAGAGATAAATTCTCTGCTAATATAGATCCGAGAAATATGTATGAATATTATTTAGACGTATTTAGAAGAGTAATAGAAAAGGGAAAAGCCCCATGTATAATGACAGCATATAATGCAGTAAATGGTGTACCCTGTATTATCAATCCAATAGTAAAAGAAATAGTAAAAGAAAAATTTGGCCTTTCAGGATGTGTAGTTACTGACGCAGGAGATTTCAGCCAAACAGTTACTTCTCACCATACCTTTAAAAACCATTATGAAACAATAGCCTATGCGCTAAGAGCTGGCATCGATGCTTTCACTGATGATCCCCAATTAGTTATATCTTCCGCTTGGAAAGCTTTAGAGTTAGGTCTTATAACAGAGGAGGATATTAATAAAGCAATATCAAACACGTTAAAGGTGAGATTTAGGCTTGGAGAGTTTGATGATGAAGTTAATAGGAAATTTTATATTTTTCCTACTAAAATTTGCGATGAAAAACATTCAAAACTTGCCTATGAGTCCGCTCTAAAGTCTATAGTTCTTTTAAAAAATAATAATAAGTTTCTTCCATTAAGAAAAGAAAAAATTAAAAGGATAGCTGTTCTAGGCCCCTTAGCCAATAAAAACTACAATGATTGGTATAGTGGTACTTATCCCTATAAGGTATCCATCCTACAAGGCATAGTTAATAAACTCTATGAGAAAGAGATTTTTTATCATGATTCCTATGATCTAGTTGCCATAAAATCTGTAAAAAATAATAAATACTTAAGGGTATTAGAATCTAATATAAGTCCAGTATGGGCAATAAGCGATAATATAACTGAAAAAGAAATTTTTAAATACATAGATTGGGGATGGGGAAATAAAAGTTTACAATCTTTAGCTAATAATAAATTTTTAACTTGCGATGAATCAACTCTAAGAATTCTCTCTTCTTCCGAAGAGGTTTTTGGGTGGTTTGTAAAGGAACTTTTCAATATTGACTCCCTAGGAGATGGAACTTTTGTGATTAGGACATGGAATGGAAAATACCTTTATTTAGATGAAAAAGAAGGAAACGTAATTAAATTCAAGGATAATCTTGAGGATCTACCTGAGGAAAAATTTATAATTGAGAAATTAGAAAACGGAATAGAAAAATCAAGTAGTATTGCTCAAAATTCCGATTTAGTTATATTATGTGTTGGAAATAATCCATTAGTTAATGGTAGAGAGGAAATAGATAGGTTAGATATTGTACTCCCAGACCATCAAGAAAAGCTTATAAAGGAAATTTATAAAGTAAATCCTAACGTAGTTCTTCTTGTAATAAGTAGCTATCCCTATGCCTTAACCTGGGCTAAAGAGCATATTCCTGCCATAATATGGTCTTCTCATGGAGGGCAAGAAATGGGAAATGCAATAGCAGACGTTCTAGTAGGAGAGTACTCTCCATCAGGGAGATTAAATATGACATGGTACAAATCAATAAATGATTTAACCTCTATTACTGATTATGACATTATAAGAGGAAAGAGAACATACATGTATTTTGACAAAGAACCTCTATTTCCTTTTGGACACGGGCTTACTTATACCGAATTTAGTTATAAAAATTTAAAACTAGATTCTTATAATTATAAGATTAATGAAGAAATAAATATTTCTTTCGAGATAGAAAATATTGGAGAAATGGACTCCGATGAGGTGCCACAAGTTTATATTAAGGCCTTAAATTCCAAATTAAAAAGACCAAAACTCCAACTTAAAGCTTTTGAAAGGATTTTTATAACTAAAGGAGAAAAGGTAGAGGTAAAAATGTCTATTCCGGTGTCAGAACTTTTTATATGGGATGTTAGAGGAGAAAAATACTTAGTAGAAAAGGGAGAATATGAGATACTTGTTGGATCCTCTTCTGAAGATATTAAACTAAAAGGAAGAGTGTATGTGGATGGAGAGGAACTTTGTAGAAGGAATCCTTTAGAGAAAAACAAAGCCTTTAATTTTGATGATTGTTGGGATATAAGTTTTAATACTAAAGAAAATTTCAGAGAGACCTATGTTATTTTTAATAATGAGAACTCGTATATACTATTTCAAGATCTAGAGTTTATTGAACCTTCAAGCAAAATAATAATTGAATTATGCTCTTCCCAAAAATCCAAAATAGTTTTATATTTTAGCAAAATTGATAAAGAATTTTCCTTTGAAGTGATAGATACTTCTAATAGTTGGAAAGAATTCTCTTTCTTATTAGGAGAAAGTCTAATAGGAATGCAAGATATGTATATAAAAGGAAGTAAAGAATTAAAAATTAACTGGTTTAAGTTTGAGTAA